A region of Lycium barbarum isolate Lr01 chromosome 3, ASM1917538v2, whole genome shotgun sequence DNA encodes the following proteins:
- the LOC132632804 gene encoding enolase 1, chloroplastic, whose protein sequence is MALAPAQLSNPFFSTKPTSQTPLFSLPTTQKIQSRSSSAVRCSVAVATSATASKAASKVKSVKARQIIDSRGNPTVEVDLVTGDDSLYRSAVPSGASTGIYEALELRDGDKSLYGGKGVLNAVKNINEFLGPKLVGVDVRNQTDVDAVMLEIDGTPNKSKLGANAILGVSLSVCRAGAGAKAVPLYKHIQEISGTKELVMPVPAFNVINGGSHAGNNLAMQEFMILPVGASTFAEALCMGSEVYHTLKGIIKAKYGQDACNVGDEGGFAPNVQDNREGLILLMDAIEKAGYTGKIKIGMDVAASEFLTKDAKYDLNFKKQPNDGAHVLSAQSLCELYKEFVRDFPIVSIEDPFDQDDWSSWAALQSSVDIQLVGDDLLVTNPKRIAEAIQKKACNALLLKVNQIGTVTESIQAALDSKAAGWGVMVSHRSGETEDNFIADLSVGLASGQIKTGAPCRSERLAKYNQLLRIEEELGDVRYAGESFRSP, encoded by the exons ATGGCCTTAGCTCCAGCTCAGCTCTCTAACCCCTTTTTTTCCACCAAACCCACATCACAAACGCCGCTTTTCTCATTACCCACCACCCAAAAGATTCAATCTCGTTCATCCTCAGCCGTCCGATGCTCAGTCGCAGTTGCTACGTCAGCCACTGCATCAAAGGCAGCGTCTAAGGTGAAATCTGTTAAGGCGAGGCAGATCATAGACAGTAGAGGTAATCCTACGGTTGAGGTTGATTTGGTGACTGGTGATGATTCTCTTTACCGATCGGCTGTTCCAAGTGGAGCTTCCACTGGGATCTATGAGGCCTTAGAACTTAGAGATGGTGATAAGAGTCTTTATGGGGGTAAAGGGGTCCTTAATGCTGTGAAAAATATTAATGAATTCTTAGGACCCAAACTTGTTGGTGTTGATGTCAG GAACCAGACTGATGTTGATGCTGTTATGCTGGAGATTGATGGAACTCCTAATAAATCAAAACTTGGAGCTAATGCCATTCTTGGAGTCTCTCTCAGTGTGTGTAGAGCTGGTGCTGGAGCAAAAGCAGTACCTTTGTATAAACACATTCAAGAAATATCTGGAACCAAAGAACTTGTAATGCCAGTTCCAGCGTTCAATGTGATAAATGGAGGGAGCCATGCCGGTAACAATTTGGCTATGCAAGAGTTCATGATTCTACCTGTTGGAGCATCCACATTTGCTGAGGCACTTTGTATGGGTAGTGAAG TCTACCACACACTAAAGGGAATTATCAAAGCTAAGTACGGGCAAGATGCATGCAATGTTGGTGATGAAGGTGGATTCGCTCCAAATGTCCAGGATAACAGGGAAGGGCTAATATTGCTTATGGATGCCATTGAGAAGGCTGGTTACACTGGCAAG ATTAAAATTGGCATGGATGTAGCAGCATCTGAGTTTTTGACAAAGGATGCAAAATATGATCTCAATTTCAAGAAACAACCAAATGATGGAGCTCATGTACTTAGTGCTCAGAGCCTCTGTGAACTCTATAAGGAGTTTGTCAGAGATTTTCCTATTGTATCTATTGAAGATCCATTTGACCAAGATGATTGGAGCTCATGGGCAGCATTACAATCTTCAGTTGATATTCAGCTTGTTGGTGATGATTTGTTGGTGACTAATCCAAAGAGAATTGCTGAAGCAATTCAGAAAAAGGCATGCAATGCCTTGTTGTTGAAG GTTAACCAGATTGGTACTGTGACAGAATCCATTCAAGCAGCACTAGACTCCAAAGCTGCGGGCTGGGGTGTTATGGTCAGTCACCGAAGTGGTGAAACAGAGGATAATTTTATCGCAGATCTGTCTGTTGGTTTGGCCAGTGGACAG ATCAAGACGGGAGCACCCTGTCGGAGTGAGCGGCTGGCAAAATACAACCAG CTTCTGCGCATCGAAGAGGAACTTGGAGATGTTCGCTATGCTGGTGAATCTTTCAGATCTCCTTGA